The DNA region AACCCAAGCTTGCGCCGCGCCCAGTTGAACAGGGTGTTGACCTGCAGCAGCGCGACATAGGCATGGTCGCCCAGCAGGGCCAGCCACTTGGCATAGCGCACCACGGCGTCGAAGCGGTCGCCGTGGGTGATCAGCAGCCGGCGACCATCGGCGGTGGTGTGGATCCACTCATCCACCACATGCACCCCGCCGAATTGCAGCCCGACATAGTCGCGCGCCGCCTCGTCATGGTTGCCGGGGATGTAATAGACCTCCACCCCCTTGCGGGCGCGGCGCATGATCTTCTGCACCACGTCGTTGTGGGCCTGCGGCCAGTACCAGGTCTTCTTCAGCCGCCAGCCGTCGACGATGTCGCCGACCAGGAACAGGTGATCCGATTCGGTGTGCTTGAGGAAATCGAGCAGCAGTTCCGCCTGACAGCCGCGCGTTCCCAGATGAACGTCGGATATCCAGATACTGCGGTAGCGCTTGACCGCTGGGACGGCGTCCATCTTCCGCTCCATCGTCGCCGTGACCGAAGGCCACCAAGACAAACGCGGTATAAATGAAAGAGAGGCATCTTGACAATGTTTTGGAACGCCCGCACCTATTCGCCACACCATTTCGGGAAATGGTCATATCTTCGCAGTTTTACTGCAATGGAATCGCCGCATACCCTTCATGGTTCTGCAACACAAGGCGCGCCCCGCGCCGGACAGGGAGAGCGAATCGGTGCGCGACACGGTGTTGATCGGGGATGCGGCGGCCGGCGGGGCCGGACTTGACGCCATGACGGATGGACCCACGGCCAGGCCGGCCGACGGAGCGGTGCGGCGGCTGCTGGTCATCCACAACCCTACGGCCGGCGGGCGGCGGGCGCGGCGGCTGCGCGCGGTGGTCGGCCGGCTGGAGGCACGCGGCCTGACCGTCGACGTCAAGCCGACCGGCCGGCGCGGCGATGCCGAGGAGTTCGCCCGCGCGGTCGATCCCGGCAGCGTCGATGCCGTGGTCGCGGCCGGCGGCGACGGCACCATCAACGAGGTCATCAACGGGCTTGCGTCGCACGC from Azospirillum thiophilum includes:
- a CDS encoding UDP-2,3-diacylglucosamine diphosphatase → MDAVPAVKRYRSIWISDVHLGTRGCQAELLLDFLKHTESDHLFLVGDIVDGWRLKKTWYWPQAHNDVVQKIMRRARKGVEVYYIPGNHDEAARDYVGLQFGGVHVVDEWIHTTADGRRLLITHGDRFDAVVRYAKWLALLGDHAYVALLQVNTLFNWARRKLGFRYWSLSAYLKHKAKTAVEFIGKYEEALGEEARRRKVDGVVCGHIHTAEMRDIEGILYCNDGDWVESCTALVEHDSGLLEIIHWAEVMAQRTPVHGPSPAKSPAKIGAKEREAA